The stretch of DNA TCGAGCACCGAGCTGGAAGGAGAGAAGCGGGGTCGGGACAAgctgccaccccaccaccccgGTCCCCCAGCAGGGCCGTACGGCTCCTTCCCACCCACCTGGCAAAGAGCTGCTTGCAGCACATGTACGTGGTGTAGCTGGTAGAGCTGAAGTTGGCGGTGCTGAGGAAGGTCACGCAGTCACCCAGCTCCGTTGGCACATAAAGGAGACCTGGGGCACAAAGTCTCCTGGTCGGGGCTCGTGCGAGCCCATGCATACAAATCCCACGCCCTGACTGTGCATGCAAATCCTGTGCCCCAGCCCCACTCGCAAAGCCCGTGCCCCAACTGTGCTTGCTTGCAAGTCCTGTACCTGGGACTGTGCTTCCAGGTCCCATGCGCCGTCCCACCACCTCACCCCCTAGACAGACGcagcggcggccccggggagctCCTTGCAGTGCCCCACATGTCCCGATCCCAGCCCAGCTGTGGATGAGGGGCCCCGGCAGAGCTATTGGGCTTGGGCAGCACCTGGCAAAGCCAcggggggacagcagaggggttGGAAACCCTGGCAGAGCCATGGGGAGGACACCCCAGCAGTCCCCGTCCCTGCCACCTGTGTTTATAGGGGTCTTCATccctctgcctgtccctcctCAGCTCCTCCTGGCCCCGCTGGCAGTGGCAGGGACCTACCTGCCAGGCAGGCGTTGAGCATGGAGACGCAGATGCCGGTGAGCAGAGCTCGCAGCACGACGGAGGCCAGGTCGCCCTTGCGCTGGGGCACCATGGAGGCTGCGGGGCAAAGCAGAGACCGGGGCCGGTCAGAGCCTTGCTCCGGCTCTGCGCCAGGTTGAGGACAGGTGGGGACATGTCCCAGGTCCCCAGCTGGCTCTGCCACCGAGTGCCCTGCCCACCCCAAGCCCTGGTGTCAGAGCCCTCAGCGATCTCAGCCCTGGAGTCTCTGCTCTTTGCCCCGTGGCTGGCTGGCACCTGGGCTTGTGGCACATGCACGTGCTCTTGCCCACGGGTGCAGCACAAAATCATCCCTATCAATGCATAAAAGTCCTGTTTCTTATCTGTGTGCTGGCAGAGACCAAACACGGAGGCTTGAGGGCAGCAcgttcctcctgccccagctgagcCCTCGCTCCCCGGGAGCAGGATCTCCCTGCGTGGTGCCCAGGCACCCAGGACGCGGGTCACACTCACCCAGGCCTCCCAGCATGATGCCGATGGAGCTGAGGTTGGCGAATCCGCAGAGCGCGAAGGTGGTGATGCTCTCGGCTCGCTCCTGGAGGAGACAGCAACAGGGGCTGGTCACCTTGGCCCAGCCACCAGAGCTGGTCATCAGGCCCAGAGCACCCAGAGCTGAGCACCGTGtcgcagctcccagcccagccgGACACCATGGAGCCGAgtcccacatccccatcccttctccttcaGCTGTTTTTGGGAGCGAGGATGCAGTTGGTGGGCAGCCTGCCCCTgggaggggctgggctgggggggacagagggcCCTGTAGCGCCATGATCTGCCCCATCAAGAAGCAGGATTAATGGGACAAGGGCTTCGCCGATTCCTTCAGAATGAGCCCAGCAGTGCGTGGACATCCAAGTCTAGCTGTCCACAGGTGCActcccacccccagcaccaccatccccctgcctgccctccccctgTCTGCCTGGCCAGGTCCCATGCCCTGTTTTGGCTGGCTCCATCCCCGCGCTGTGCCCGGCAGGGTGGCCGGGTGTCCCTCACAGATATCCACTGCTTCCGGCTCCCGTCCCACTCCTCCAGGCCCGACAGGCGGTTTTTCTTGTAGGTGGCCAGCTGCTGGTACGCCACGAACTCGTTCAGGAAGATCTTGATCCCCAGGAGCTCGGCCACCAGCGGCGAGTCTGCCCAGTCTGCCCCCATGAGAAAGGCCACAGGCATGAGGACGTAGGAGCAAATCACCTGGGAAAAGTGTCCCAGAAGGGAACAACTCAGGGCTGACCACCTGCGTTGCCCCTGGCTCAGACACCCGCTGCCAGCACTTGCCCAACACCCAGCAGGGGTCTCGGCAGCCTCCTGAGGCAGTGGGCAAAGGTGGGCATGGTGGGGGGGAGCCTCGGGGCTGCCTGTGGGGTTACCTGGAAGGAGAGCCCCTCGATGTCCACCATCTCCCCTAACCAGCGCAAAGCAGCGTTGATGAACTCCAGCACGGCCAAGAAGGCAATGAGGTTGGCCGCGATGTTGGCCACGAGCCCCACGGAGGCGGCAGCCCCGTTGCTCGCAGCTTCCAGGATGTTCTGCTCTTCCCTGTGTGGAGAAAGACCCTGATGGGCTCACGTGGCCGCACAGCTCCTGTGTGGGCTCAGCTCTTGCTCCGTGGGTGTGCGCACACCACAGGCTCCCCCAACCTCAGAGACGTCCGCTTGTGGCCCTGGAATTGCTCCCATGGCTTCCCAGCGCTGGCCAGGATGCGTGCAGCCCTGCTCCACCATCCCCCTCCTCGCACTCACCCGCTGGAAAGGCGGATGCTTGCTTTGCCCTTGAACTTGGACTCTTCCACTTCGGGGTAGACGAGTTTGGACATGGCGAGGGCGCAGGGTGCGGCCATCACGGAGGCTGCAATCAGCGATGCCGCGTCTATCTGCAAGGCGCACGCCGTGGGCTGAGGCACCTCCGTGCGAGGCTGCGCCCGTGGCGTGCCACCCCAGGGCGCCCCAGCACGTGGCCGGCATGAGCCGGCGAAGCTCGGAGCCGCTCAGGGCTCCCTGTTGGCTCGGTGGGGGGGAAATgtccctttttttcccatcttagCCGGCCGCGGCATGTAGGGCAGCTCGCCTGGATGGAGGCATCGCTGGAGCCGCAGGGATCGCGGCCTCGGAGATGTTAATCTCTCCTGCTGTTTGACCTAATCGTGATGATTCTCGTCCCTCCCTTGTCCCTGTTTATCACTATCAGAGCAATAGGTTGTGCAACATTGCGAACTTCTACCTGCTGACGAAGAGCCAGGCTCCCAGTCTCACCCCTGCCCGGCCCACCTAGTGACAACATCTCATTTCGCTGACCTTTCACCCTTGGCTTCCTGTTTAAGGAGACTAATTAACGTTTAAAGAGCAGGAGCtcagccagcaggtcgaggggaAGGTTTATTCCCCATCACGGAGTGCTGATGAGACCAGGTTTGGACACCGCGCCTGGGGCTGAGGCACCGATGGACTGGAGAGGGCATCCCAGGGGGCCGGGGCACAGGACCACCAGGGcgatgctgcaggagctgggcttgCTCAGCTGGCAGGAGAGAGGGCGCAAGGGGCTGTGGTTGCTGTTCCCAACTACTCGAAAGGGGTTCGGAGGGAAGACGCTGCTCagaggtgcccagtgaaaggGTGAGAAGAAACAACGCAGTTTCAGTGGGGAAATCCCAGTTGGATATAAGGGAAAAAATTGGTCCCCATGACCGGGACGCCTCTGGGGTGGACCAGAGAGGTGAGGGGAGATCTCCATCCATGGGGATGTTCACCACAACCGGGACAAGGCCCTGGGCATCCCCTTGGGCTTTGCCATCACCTCATTTGGGTGGGAGGGTGGATCAGAGACTCCCAGCTGGTCCTTTTGGGCTAAATTATCCCGTGATTGGGTGAGATTTGCACCACTCACTGTGCAAGGACAGGCAGTGAGGGCCCCACCGCAGTGCCCTCTGCCTGGAAGGACTCCGGGGTTTTGGCCACACCAGCCAAGGTGAGGCTGGACATGGAGGCACCCTGCCCTCATCCTGCTTATGGAAGGGGACCGTGGGGCACCTGCTGGGGGTCTCCTCCCCCCCTGCAAGTCCAGGGCAGGTCTTGTGTGTCAGGACCCCACAGCCAGGAGCACGTGGCATATATGACTCACCCCAAAGGATATGTAGGCACCCATCACGCTGCCTGCAATGGTGGAAAAGCCACCGGTCATCACAGCGTGGATTTCTGAACGGGTCATGTCTGCCAGGTAGGGGCGGATGAGCAGTGGGGCTTCCGTCTGTGAGAGAGAAAACCCCGTTGTCCTTGAGGGAGGGCCACGCGGGGACACGGGtcttctgggaagggaggagaagaccCTTCCTCTGGGCAGGCTCAGCTGCAAGGGCTGAGAAGGTGCGTCTTCTGCCCAGGTCCTTACCTGTCCCACAAAAATGTTCCCTGCCACACTGAGGGTCTCGGTGGGAGTGGTGCCCATCGAGATCTGAAGCAGCCAGGAGATCTGGGGAGAGACGGGGCCACCGCGTTCATAAAGGCTCCTGGCACCCTGCCACCCACTCCGGGAAGCAGGGCACTGTGTGGCCCTCCAGCCTGCTGCAACAGAGGTGGCCTTGGGAAGCGCCACCAGACCAGGTAGCAACATCAGCCCCAGGGTTGGGCTTTCTCAGGAGGAGAtgcaagaaggaagagggggTTTGCGTGTATTCTTTTAGCAGGACAAATCACCTCAAATTAGTACCACCCCAGTTTTCCTGGGACATCCCACAGCTGATCATAGTAGTCAGAGAAGCCACCAGGGGCTTCTACTTTCTGCCACCGTCCCAGAGCCAGGTGTGTGGCCCTACCTTGACAATGAGCCACTGCATGACGCCGAGGTAGTAGAGGATGGACATCAcacaactgaagaaaacaacGATGGGCAGAGTCTGCAGGCAAGGCAGCGGGGCGCAGGGGTTAGAGAGCAGAGCAGCACATCTGAGCACACCTGGGGACCAAGCGCCTCTGTCCCACAAGCTGGGCACGGCACGGTGCCGCATGGCCAGCCCAAGCTATCGGGTTGCCACAATGTTGGTCCAGCGTGGCAGGAGGGCCAGGGGCCAGCGCACATCCCCCATGGCACTGAGGAGGTCTACAGGCAGGTGCAAAGCCGAGGGAGACCCATCCTTGAGCTGGTTGAGCTCCGGCAACACCGGCTGCATTCAGCTCTCCGGGACCCAGCAAGGCAGCCAGGCCAGAAGACCaggctctgcctctccctcccgTACCCCGTTCCCCGGGCTGACCTGAAAGGCAAAGACTTCTTCAATGAGCGTGTTCCCGAAGACGAAGCTGGAGCCAGCTGTGGTGTAGCTCAGGAAGTACTGCAAGTGGAGAAGTTACATGGTAGGACAGAGGTCTCCATTAGCTCTTTCCCTGACATCTCACTTCCACCTAGCAGGGGGTTGTACCCACAGCTCCCTTCACTACCCCGCCAGAGAAGGACCTTGTGAAACCTAAGCTGGGGACACTGGTTTGCTGTCTCCGAGTCACAGGGCACCGCTCCAGCCTGCAAGGGGGACCGCACCAAAGGGCctgggctgctgcacaaaaccaggaaagagacggctcttctccagctccccccaAAAATGTTTGTGAGCAAATGTGCAGTCCCCGCAGCTTCTCTGCCCCGTGCCAccctctgctcttcctgctgATCCCAGGGGAGTTACATGCAGAGTGCAAGCATGGGACAGACTCAGTACCTGGATCTGATCACCCAGCCACTGGAAAGCTTGGACGCCAGGGGATGTTCGGAGGACGAAGAGTCCAAACAAGAACTCCAAGCCAAGACCCCAGAAAACGGCTCTCCAGGACACCTGGGGACCAAGAGCAGAGCGGGGACTGAGAGGTTAGCGAAGGCTCCAGActtccccctctgccttcctgccccTTTGACAGCTGCACATGGCAAACACCATCACACTGTGCCCTGGTTGACAGTCATGGGGGTGCTAATAAAGAAAGTGTCATAGAAACCCACAAACATGGTGATAGTAGAAGAAGACAAGTCGGTGGGATGCAGGAACCGGCTGATGGAACATAACCTGCCAGGCTTACCCAGGAGGAGACAAGCATAGAGACCTCCTGATGGTTTGACCAGTAGTACAGACCCTCTAGGGCAAAACTTCCTGTTCCTTtggaggaaggggatggagagaTTGCCCAAAACATTGAAGCAGGTTGGGTTGGAAGCCACTGGGGCTTCCACCATTTCTGCCCAAGCCACCCAGGGCGCCTGAACCTCAGACCCACCTTCTACCTGCAGACACCTGATGCTCAGGCATGGGTCTGGTGCTGGGTCTCTGGGTCTGACCCGCTATGAGGGACATGGTggaaaagaggatggagacaCTAAGGGGGAGTCCTGAGCTGAGCAGTGGGAAGAAGGTAGCTTTGGGTCTCCATCCAGCCAACCAGCTCGGCTCCCCAGggtgtgcccagctctgccctggagcCCTGGCAGGCTTCTGCTTCCTCCAGGGAGCTCCGGCGGTGGGCCATCTGGAGATGCCAGTGGGAAGGGAGCACTTGTTCCCCAGTGCTGGGTGGCTACCTCCTGCGAGGGGACCCATGGCCAAGCCACACCTGAAACACCTACTGCGCCGTGGTGCTTGGAGCAGGCAAACAGGAACAGCACCAAAAAGCAGAAGCCAGCTAATGAGATGAGCTGCTCCGGATTTCTGGAGGTGTCCAAAGCCAGCCACGTGATCAGGCCTCCCAGGAGGGCCACCCACACCAGCCTGCAAAGGAAATCCCAGACTGTCACAGAGAGGATGTCCCCATGGGGAGAGCAGCTCAGGAAGGGCAGGATCTAATTGTGCAGGAGATGCCACTGCAAGGACCATGCATCTGATGAAACCTGGGGGTCGCACACCAATGAGGGGTGCGAGTAGCCATCACGCCACTGAGGTAGAGCAGTAAGACGTTTCTGCCATGACTTTTAAGTGGCTCCCAGGTTGGGCCATGCCTTATCATTCAGGAGGTGCCTGCACGGCACCAGGGCATGTGCCCAACACCAGCGGCTGTCAGTTGCACCAGCCCAGCTCTGGTGGGGCAGCCATGGGAGAGGGGACCAGGCACCGGGAGGGATGTGGCCCTGCCTCTTCCTTACTCACCATTTCAGCCATGGCCAGGACTTCTGGAAGCACTTCCAAACGGGGCTGAGGAGCAGCAATACCTTTGCCCCACAGTGCTTCTTAAAGAAGCTCCAGCAGGTGAAGAAGACAACCACAGCAGTCATGATGACCAAGGCAAGGGCTCGCTGAAAGTTGAGCCAACAGGCCGCAATGAAGTAGCACAGGTAGGCTGGAGAAGGCACATTGGGGGTCAGAAATGTCAGGGCCAGAGGATCACAGATTCGTAACACTAACCAGGGCCAACAATGAGGTTCATTTCCTCCAAATGTCCTTTCCTGGCCACCCTTGAGGCTCGCATCTGTGTGTGGGGAGGACTTGGGGAGTACCACCCCAGCAGCCGGGCGCACTGGTGGTAGCAACTCAGCTGTCTGGGGGTACGTGGGGCGAGCAGAAGAGGCACAGCAAACCCTTTGGgtaggaggggaaaggggaggacaGTGAAGTGCAGGTAGGACCCATGGACAGGCGtggtggggtgaggaggaggaaggcagtgggGCTGGTGAGAGCAGGTACAACCTCCAGGTGGGTGTCTGTGCCCAGTGCTTGGAGTCTGTGGGCACAGCCCGCCAAAGGGATGTGGAGATGGGGTCTCGGTGCCGGGAAGTCCTCACCTACTCCAAGAAGCCCCTGGACGACCATTTTCAACACCTTGGCATGAGCCTTGCAGAAGCGCTTTGCCTTGGATGCCGGCTGCAGGGCCTTCCTGGGAAGAGTCACACACCAGAGACGTGAGAAGTGCAGAAGATGGATCCTGAAGATCAACCCAACCCAACGGAGCCGGGTCGTGACCGTGCCTCCCAGAGGGCGCTTGTGGCAGCGGCACGGTGGTGTCGGTGTGCTGTGGCCTCTAGCACTCTGCTGCCCACACCCTGGAGGAGCGAGCTGGCCCGTTATGGCAGGGGAGACCCCACtacccagcccagcaccccgggCACCCGAGCGGAGGCTTGCTCTGGGTGGCTGCTATGGGGACAGAGAGCTGCCACTGCCACCCTGCAAAGCCGTACGAAGCCATCAGGCACCTTGTCCCCTCTGTGGTCAATGTGACCCTACTCTGCTCCCAGACCAGGTACTTGCAAGCCTGGTTTGACTCCAGGAGAAACGCCGGCCCAAGGATTGTGGACTCGCTGTTATCGCTGGAAATaccccacatacacacacacatctccaGGGGCTGTCCTACCTGCAGTAGGAGGACagtctcccttctcctctcctctcctccttgctcTCGCCACGTGGACCATCACATTCCTCATAGAGTCTCTCCTCCCCCTGGAAAACACGGTTAGTGGGAGCACactgagcagctcctgcagcccgaCCCGGGGGAAGGGAGGACTCACCAGGGAGCTGAAAGCTGGGTTATCTGCACCCTTCTCAAGGTTGTCCAGGgttatctgtttttcttccatctccAGAAGTGATGCAGCTTCAACGCATCAGAGAAACTGCACTGCGAGGGACCAACgttggctggggagaggaggaggggatcAGCTTTGGGAAGGATGAACATCCAACCCTGATTTTTCAATTTTGGGTCTCTGAGAGGAGGACACCCTTTGCAGTAGGGATTCGGAGCAGTTCCTTCACCAGCATGTCAAGGGACCATCCCAGGGGGTCCTCAAGCCATGGGGCTGGTGTGCTGACTGCCTTGTTCTCCTGTAACTCTGGGAAGGTCTGTGCTCTTCTGTGCTTCCGAGGAATTACAGGAGAGGATTAGAtgcagcagggagagctggtACTCCTCCTCCAGGTTGGTGGCAGTGGCCACCAGCCTCCACGAGCCCCTTTGCAAGGGgggttttgcaaaaaataaatctgcCCCCATCCCTCATGGAGAGCTCGTGGTACAACCGAGTAAGATAAGGAAGAAGGTCCTTTCAGGCTGATAACTAGTACGGTGCAGGAGTGATGGGTAGGAATAAGCGGTAGCTCGCATGGGAACTCGTCCTAAAGGATGatcatactgggagaactggtCCAGCAAAGCCAGAAGAACCAGTATTATGCTGGGGCAGGAACCCTTGGAGCATCCCATTTGCACACTCTCCCAGTTCCTCTACCTGGAGAAGGAcgagggaagagcagagaaggcAGCGATCGGCGGTAGGAGCACCCTTGTGTAAGGACAGAGGGAGGAAGGCGATGTCCTTGTTTGGAGGAGGGTCGCAGAGCTCTGCACGGAGAAGGTGGGAGCAGGAGGGTCATCGCCTGCTTCCTGCAGCCTGAGAACTAGGGGCTGCTGAGGGCAGCGACCCAGCCCCAAATGAAACGACTGGGGGTGAGGAGTTTTGGAGAACATCCCCCTCAACGTGGGACCTCGAGGCGgctgaaggtggtggtggggtctACAGGCCAGCGGAGCCACCAAGGGGGACCACTGAGACGTGCTGGCCCCCGGCATGTCCCTGGGCTTGTGGTTCcttggcagcagggcaggacccTGGGCCATGGTGGGAACCCAGAACCCCAGACCTCCTCCAGGGCCTCCAGCACCGCTGGCGCCTCCTGGGGCTCAGGGATCCCCCCCAGGACCCTGGCAGGATCTGGAAGATACCCCTCCCCAAGCCCACTACCGTTTCAGGGacaccccccaggacccctctggGCTCAGTgacccctccaggaccccccagGGCTCCGGGaccccccggggctcccagctctccctgtTCCTCCCAGTGGACCTCTGGGCTGATGCCACCTCCAcagccccccagtgccaccccccgccACACATGGCTCATCTGCCGTTTGTTTTGGTGATGCCCCATTGGCCGCCAATCAGTGGGGCAGCAGATGGGCCCCCCCACGGGCCCCCTCGCCCCATGGTTCCCTGTGTCCTCACACCATGCCCTCCCCCCGTGTCCTCCTGTCCCCCACGGCCTCATGGTGCAGCGTGGCCACACGCCCCTCTGCCCAACCACGGcagccctgcaccccacgccCTCATGCCCCCTatgtccctgtgccccatgccctcatgtctccatgtccccgtccccccctaTGTCCTTGTGCTCCACGCCCTCATGCCCCTCACACCCTCATGCCCCACAGCCTCATGCCTCTGTGGCCCACTCCATCGTGACCCCCATCTCCTCACGCCCCACGCCCTCGTGCCCCCCATGTCCTCAAGCCCCGCCATATTCCTGCATCCCATGCCCTTGCACCTCTATGTCCTCATGCCCACCATGTCCCCGTACCCCACACCTCCATGTCCTTGCGCCCCCCCATGTCCTCGTGCCCCACGCCCTCGCACCCCCTACACCCTCACACTGCCCCACATACCCCCACCCCACGCTCTCACCCCCCTATGCCCTCATGCTCCTCACACCCTCATGCCCCACGCCCTCACGCCCCCATGCCCCACTCCACTGCGACCCCCATCTCCTCGTGCCCCACACCCTCACGCCCCTGTGCCCTCGCCCCCCACGCCTTCACGCCCCCCCATGGCCTCGCAcccctccccgtgccccacgtccccccacgCTCACCCGCCAGCCCCGACGTCTGCGCAGCTCCCGGTCCCGGTTACCGATTAACAGCTCGGTCCAAAGAGCTGGGCTGGGCCCCGCGGCCGCCACAGCTCCTCCCGGGGCTCACGCCCGGCCGCCCACGGGGCACCCTGCCGCCCAAAATAGGTTGCCCAGGGGCACTTTCACACCCTGGTCAAGCGAGCCCGGAGGGAAGatatgaaaagcagaaatccaACCTTTACCCGCATCCCGGGTAAGGAGCCGGGCACCTGTGGCCTCTGGGGCCGCGGTGGTGCAGGGTGTGGTGTCACCTGGTCCCTGAGCAgtgcggggcgggcagggctgcccccaGCGAAGGCGCTGCCCGCCAGCAGGCGTGGGGTACCGCTTCTTCAGGCGGGTGTCCATGTGCCACGCGGTGCCTCTATGGAAATGCTCCCTGCGCCGGTTCCCCAGCGCATACGAACAGCACCTTCTCCCTGGGGATTTTATCCAGTCCTGTTGCTAAAGCTGCCTAAATttgcaagtccagaggaggccctggagatgttgggagggctggagcccctctgctgtgaggagaggctgagagagctgggggggttcagcctgaagaagacaaggctctggggagaccttccagccccttccagtccctaaaggggctccagggaagccggggagggactctggatcagggaggggagacaTGGGActagggggaacggttttacactgcaagaggggagatttagatgagatattgtgaagaaattgtttgctgtgagggtggtgagcccctggcccatgttggccagagaagctgtgggtgccccatccctggaggtgttcaagggcaggttggacggggtttGGAGAAGGTGGcatggtgggaggtgtccctgcctagggcagggggtggcactgggtgggctttagggtccctccCCCCCAGCCGCCCTGTGTCTCTGTCAGACGGGGCCGCCGCAGCGGGATTGCGCCGGCAGTGCCTGGTCCAGCCCCGAGCGCCAACCCCCGCGGGTGCGGAGGCCGCTCCGCTGCGACTCTCCGGGGCTGTTGGTCCCGGGGTCGGTGGGACCCAGCACCGCACCCGCTCCACCCCCGCGGCGTCAGGGCCAAGAAGCGTCTGGGCGCCAACCGCGCCCAGAGCCCCGGTAGCGCGCCGTGATCGTATAGTGGTTAGTACTCTGCGTTGTGGCCGCAGCAACCTCGGTTCGAATCCGAGTCACGGCATCGCCCGGCGGTACCACGGCACACGGGCTCAGCTTTTTTCACTCTTCACCCTCCCGCGGCGGCCttaatctcttattttcttttatttattttttattttaatttcattttatttttttctttttgtcacgTTACGCCGATATttcacacagggtttttttttgccgcGGCCCCCAGCGGGGCgcggcgctgcggggccgggccgggacccccccacttcccccagtGCTGGGAGCGGAGGGTAACGGCGCCACCGGGAAGGAAATAAACCgaaataaactaaactaaaatacaACCAAAATAGGATCAAAATAAGatcaaataaaataagataaaataaaataagacaaacCCTACATTAAACTCAAATGAAAAGTAAAGTAATAAactaaacataaaataaacaagcTAAAATGAAGTAGTGAAGTGAAATAACATagtaaactaaactaaactaaacaataaaataaattaaagtaataaactaaactgaactaaaataaaaaaataaaataataaattaaactaaccataaaataaactaaaatgaagtaataaattgaaataaaataacaaactaaactaaaaaataaaataaaacaataagataaaataatgaaataaaacaataaaacaaaataatgaaataaaataaaaattgaattcaAGGTGCAAAAGAGAGCCCGTGTGCCGTGGTACCGCCGGGCGATGCCGTGACTCGGATTCGAACCGAGGTTGCTGCGGCCACAACGCAGAGTACTAACCACTATACGATCACGGCGCGCTACCGGGGCTCCGGCCGCGAGCGGCGCCCAGGCGCCTCTTGGCCCTTGTGGGGCGGGGCTGCGTGTGGGTTGGGCACCCCGCCCCGCGCCTGTCTCCATGGCGACGCACCCTGAGTGGCAGCCTCTCCCCGCCCTCGCCGCTCGCTCTGCGCCTGCGCAGGGTCGGCGCTGAGGGGCCTTGCGGGGCCCGGCCCTGACCCGTACCGGGACCGCCACCGGGACCCCCGAACCCGGCCCTGCCCCCCACCGGGGCCGAGACCCCCGCTCGGCACTCCCGAACCCGACCCCTGATCCCCAGCGGGGCCCCAGCCCGTGCCGGGACTCCGGTCCTCTCCGCGGCCCTCAGCCCGCAGCCGGGCCCCGCTCCtcgccccgctcctcctccgaGCCGGGTTTCAGCCCTCCgccccctctgccagccccagccctccctctgcGGCCCTGGCCCAGCCCCAGGCCGCTGTCCCGACCCCGTCTCTACTTCCAGCCCtcaccctgagccccccccacCTCGTACCGCGGCCCTTCCCTTcgccccggcccccagccctaaccccacctctccccctcgcccccccgggGGTGTTTCTCGGTGAGTTAAGTTTGTCTTCACCCCAGCATTAAGGacagaggggaggctgagggactAAGGGTGACCTTGTCTTTGTGGCCCAAAACCGTGCCAGGTCCCAGCCTGCGCTGCGGCTCCTGTCTCTCCCTGGTGAAACACACATTAATAGTTAATGACTGCTTGCCGTCACCGTTGCTGCTGATTTTTGCAGCGCTCCAAGTACCAAAGgctcttttattttcacagataTGCGAAGAATTCAGAACACCTGAGATCAAAAGGATTTCtttgtgcaaaatatttttagagcacTCGTGGCACTGACTTCAAGGCGCTCGTCTGGCCCGGATGACTCATCCCGCTGTGCTGCGTCAGGGGGAAGAGCGGGGCACAGGAACCTCTGCTCCTGCGCAAGCAACGAGCAATCGGCATCATATATATACGCACCTCGACGCTCTCTACTTGCTTGTGAGGGGATGCTGGAAGAGG from Chroicocephalus ridibundus chromosome 9, bChrRid1.1, whole genome shotgun sequence encodes:
- the SLC28A2 gene encoding sodium/nucleoside cotransporter 2, whose protein sequence is MEEKQITLDNLEKGADNPAFSSLGEERLYEECDGPRGESKEERRGEGRLSSYCRKALQPASKAKRFCKAHAKVLKMVVQGLLGVAYLCYFIAACWLNFQRALALVIMTAVVVFFTCWSFFKKHCGAKVLLLLSPVWKCFQKSWPWLKWLVWVALLGGLITWLALDTSRNPEQLISLAGFCFLVLFLFACSKHHGAVSWRAVFWGLGLEFLFGLFVLRTSPGVQAFQWLGDQIQYFLSYTTAGSSFVFGNTLIEEVFAFQTLPIVVFFSCVMSILYYLGVMQWLIVKISWLLQISMGTTPTETLSVAGNIFVGQTEAPLLIRPYLADMTRSEIHAVMTGGFSTIAGSVMGAYISFGIDAASLIAASVMAAPCALAMSKLVYPEVEESKFKGKASIRLSSGEEQNILEAASNGAAASVGLVANIAANLIAFLAVLEFINAALRWLGEMVDIEGLSFQVICSYVLMPVAFLMGADWADSPLVAELLGIKIFLNEFVAYQQLATYKKNRLSGLEEWDGSRKQWISERAESITTFALCGFANLSSIGIMLGGLASMVPQRKGDLASVVLRALLTGICVSMLNACLAGLLYVPTELGDCVTFLSTANFSSTSYTTYMCCKQLFASSVLENGTLSFTGPWAGVGDSVLCLTQCCGHYNHTSCIGTT